A portion of the Tamandua tetradactyla isolate mTamTet1 chromosome 16, mTamTet1.pri, whole genome shotgun sequence genome contains these proteins:
- the UBE2M gene encoding NEDD8-conjugating enzyme Ubc12, which translates to MIKLFSLKQQKKEEESAGGTKGSSKKASAAQLRIQKDINELNLPKTCDISFSDPDDLLNFKLVICPDEGFYKSGKFVFSFKVGQGYPHDPPKVKCETMVYHPNIDLEGNVCLNILREDWKPVLTINSIIYGLQYLFLEPNPEDPLNKEAAEVLQNNRRLFEQNVQRSMRGGYIGSTYFERCLK; encoded by the exons atGATCAAGCTGTTCTCGCTGAAGCagcagaagaaggaggaggagtcgGCGGGCGGCACCAAGGGCAGCAGCAAGAAGGCGTCCGCGGCGCAGCTGCGAATCCAGAAGG ACATAAACGAGCTGAACCTGCCGAAGACGTGTGATATCAGTTTCTCAGATCCAGACGATCTCCTCAACTTCAAGCTGGTCATCTGTCCCGATGAG gGCTTCTACAAAAGTGGGAAATTTGTATTCAGTTTTAAG GTGGGCCAGGGTTACCCACATGACCCCCCCAAGGTGAAGTGCGAGACAATGGTCTATCACCCCAACATCGACCTCGAAGGCAATGTCTGCCTCAACATCCTCAG AGAGGACTGGAAGCCAGTCCTTACGATTAACTCCATAATTTATGGCCTGCAGTATCTCTTCTTG GAGCCCAACCCTGAGGATCCCCTGAATAAGGAGGCTGCTGAGGTCCTGCAGAACAACCGGCGGCTGTTTGAGCAGAACGTTCAGCGCTCCATGCGGGGTGGCTACATTGGTTCCACCTACTTTGAGCGCTGTCTGAAATAG